DNA from Sulfitobacter albidus:
CACGGTTTCCGGCGGGGGCTGGGCCGACACGATCGGTGGCGGTGGCGGGAACGACAAGCTCGACGGGGACGCCGGCGACGATGCGATCTGGGGCGGAAACCAGAACGACACGATCGACGGCGGTAGCGGGAACGATACGTTGAACGGCGGGTCCCAATCCGACCAGATCGATGGGGGCACCGGTGACGACAGCCTGAATGGCGGTTGGGGTCGCGACACACTCGACGGCGGGACCGGGCACGACTTTGTCGACGGGTCGCACAGCGACGATGTCGTCAGCGGCGGCGCCGGTAACGATACGGTTCTTGGTGGCTCCGGGGAGGACACCGTCTACGGCGGAGGTTGGTCTGACACACTTGGTGGCGGATTGGGTGACGATGTCATTTACGGCGATAACGGCAATGACAAGATTTGGGGCGGCGATCAGAACGATACGATCTACGGCGGCGCCCACAACGACTTGCTCAACGGTGGGTCCCATTCGGACCGGCTGTTCGGTGGTGACGGCAACGACAGCGTGAACGGTGGCTGGGGCAACGATACCGTAAACGGCAACAGTGGCAACGACACGGTCAACGGCTTCATCGGCGATGACGTGGCCAACGGCGGAAGCGGCCGTGATGTCATGCTTGGCGGTGCCGGGGATGACACACTCAACGGCGGAAGTGGGAACGATACGCTCTTCGGCGGATGGGGCGATGATGAGGTCACCGGCGGCTCCGGCGCGGATCGGTTCGTCTTTGGCTTCCAGCCGGGCAATGACACGATCACCGATTTTGATGCGGGCGAAGGCGATGTCTTGCGGGTGGACGATGTGTTGTGGCGCGACACCCACGGAGAGCTCAGCAGCGCTGCGGTTGTTCGCATCTTTGGCGAGGTTTCCGACGGATCGCTCAAGCTGACGTTTGATGATGACGAGACCCTGGTGATCGAAGGGGTGACGTCACTGGGCGGGGCGCTGGATATCTTCTAGTTCAGGTTTCCGTGTCAAACGTGGACATGTCGGCCCTTCCCCTTGCCGGGGGAGGGCCTTTTTTTCATGCGCGTCTCATTCGCCTGCCCAAGCGTCAAAATCCGTACATTTCCCTCAAAGGGAGGTCGAGAAATAAAATATCGTTGCTTTGCAGATATAACGCTGACAAAGTGTCAACGTAATGGATTCGACAGGGATCCGACCTGTAAACTGACTGGGAGACTTCTGATGAAACATTTTCTGTTCGCCGCCGCCGCAGCGGTCCTTGCAACCGGTGCCAACGCGCAAAGCTGGGACATGCCGACGCCCTATGGTGATTCGACCTTCCACACCCAGAACATCGCGCAATTCGCCGATGATCTGCGGGATGCCACCGATGGCGCGCTCGACATCACGCTGCACTCTGCCGGATCGCTGTTTCCACACGCCGAGATCAAAGGCGCCGTACGCAACCGTCAGGTGCCCATCGGCGAATTCTTCCTGTCGCGTCTCTCGAACGAAGATCTTGCCTACGGTATCGACAGCCAACCCTTTGTCGCCACCAGTTACGACGATGCAAAACGTCTCTGGGATGCACAGAAACCTGTCATCACCGAACTTCTGGCAGAGCAGGGCCTGATCCCGTTGTTTTCCGTGCCGTGGCCTGCGCAGGGGCTCTATACCAACGGTGAAATCGCGACAGTTGACGATCTGAACGGTCTGCGTTTCCGCGCTTATAACGCGGCACTTGAGGAGTTTGCGACACTCGCCGGCGCCTCCCCGGTGCAGATCGAAGCGTCCGATATCCCGCAGGCCTTCACTACCGGCCAGGTCGAGGCGATGATTACCTCGCCTTCCACCGGTGTGAACAGCACCGCGTGGGATTTCGTGACCCACTACACCCCTATCAACGCCTGGGTGCCGAAAAACATCGTCGTGGTGAACCAGCGCGTGTTTGACCGGCTCGACGCCGATACCCAAACGGCCATCATGGAAGCCGCCGCCACTGCCGAGACACGCGGCTGGGAGATGTCCGCCGCCGAGGCCGAGAGCATGACCGCAGCGCTGGCCGAGAACGGAATCACCGTTTACGAGCCAAGCGCCGAGTTGCTTGAGGGTCTGCAGGGCCTTGGCGCCACAATGCTGGAGAACTGGAACGCCAATGCCTCCGACAGCGCCAAAGCGGTGCTGAGCGCCTACAACAACTAAGCGTCCCTGACGTGCGGCCGGCGGCTTTTGCAGTCGCCGGCCGGTACACCAACCGAAAGGCATCCGCACCATGAGCCGCCTGCTGCAACGCCTCTACGACATCTGCGGGATGATCGCGGGCGGGTTGATCCTTGCGATCTGTCTTCTGATCTCGGCGCAGATCTGTCTGAACGCCTTTGGCCGTTTTGCGCCGGGGCTCCTGCCATCCACCATCCCCTCCTACGCGGATTTTTCGGGCTTCATGCTGGCGGGGGCGACATTTCTGGCGCTGGCACATACGCTGCGAGCGGGGGGCCACATTCGTGTCAATCTGGTGGTCTCTCGCCTGCCGGATCGTGCGCAATTCCTGGCCGAAGCTCTGGTGCTGCTGCTGGCAAGCGCACTGATCGGCTACGCCAGCTGGTTCATGGGCGCGCTGGTACTGGAAAGCATCCACTACGGCGATCTGTCGACGGGGATCATCCCCGTGCCCCTGTGGATCCCGCAAAGCGTTGCCGCCTTTGGCACCGTGCTGTTGCTGGTGGCGGTGGTGCACACACTGGTCGATCTGCTGCGCGCGGGCCGCCCCATTCTTTCTACCCCGGACGAGGTTTAACACATGTCGGATCCACTGATCGGCCTCGTCCTTCTGGGCGTCCTCATCACCCTGCTCGCCAGCGGCCTCTGGGTTGCGGTGTCGCTCGCGATCGTGGGTCTTGTCGGGCTGGTGCTCTTCTCCAACGCACCCTCGGGGCTGATCTTGGCCACGACCTTCTGGGGCCACTCGCACAGCTGGGCGCTGACCGCGCTGCCGCTGTTCATCCTGATGGGGGAGATCCTGCTCAGATCCCGGATGAGTGACGACATGTTCACCGGCCTTGTGCCGTGGCTCAGCCGCGCGCCGGGGCGGTTGCTGCATGTCAACGTGCTGGGCTGCGCGATCTTTGCCGCCGTCTCGGGCTCCTCCGCCGCCACAGCCGCGACCATCGGGCGGATGTCGGTGCCGGAGCTGACCAAACGCGGCTACCCCGAAAGCCTGATCCTCGGCACGCTGGCCGGTTCCGCCACGCTTGGGCTGCTGATCCCGCCGTCAATCATCCTGATCGTTTACGGGGTCGCGACTGAGCAATCCATCGCCCGGCTCTTCATCGCGGCGATTATCCCCGGCATCATGCTGATGAGCCTCTTTGCGGGCTACGTCGCATTCCGCGCGTGGAAAGACCCCGACCTGATCCCGGCAATCGACCAGACGTTCTCCCTGCGCGAAAAATTCGCCGCGTCGCGGCGGCTGATCCCTGTTGCTTTGCTGATCGGCGGCGTGATCGGGTCGATCTACGGCGGGCTCGCCTCGCCCACGGATGCGGCGGCGCTGGGCGTGGTGCTGGCCACAATCCTTGCGTGGTCGTCGGGCACCTTCACCTGGCAGCTGTTTGGCGAGGCGGTCATGTCGGCCACGCGCACCTCCTGCATGATCGCCCTGATCCTGCTGGGGGCCGCGTTCCTGTCGGTCGCGATGGGGTTCACCGGGTTGCCACGCAATCTCGCCGCATGGATTTCCGACATGAACCTGTCGGTTGGGGCGCTGCTGGTGGCGCTGACGATCTTCTTCATCGTGCTGGGCTGCTTTCTGGACGGGATATCCGTGATCGTTCTCACGACCTCGATCATCATGCCCATGGTCACCGCCGTCGGCATCGATCCGATCTGGTTCGGCATCTACCTGGTGATCGTCGTCGAGATGAGCCAGATCACCCCGCCGGTAGGGTTCAACCTGTTCGTCATTCAGGGGCTGACCGGTATCGACATCCTGCGCATCGCCAAGGCGGCATTCCCGTTCTTTCTGCTGCTGCTGCTCGGCGTCCTGCTGATCTGCCTTTTCCCGCAGATCGTCACCTTCCTGCCGACCTTCATGGCACGCTAAAGCGATGCCGCCGCGCGGCTGGCCTGATCGTATTGCCCCGACAGGGCGCGCAGGTTGGCCGCGATCTCCCGCATCTCGTCGCCGGTCATATCCAGCCGCGACAGCCCATCGGTAAAGCACCGCTCGCGCACATCGCGGTACGCCTCGCACAGCCGCTCCCCTTCGGCGGAGGTGCTATAGAACACTTCCTTGCCGCGCTTTTCCGATGTCAGCAATTCCATCTTCAGCAGTTTGCGCAGGGCATAGTTGACCGTATGCGTGTCCTCTATGTTGAGCAGGAAACAGATATCCGTCAGCCGCTTTTGCCGCCCGCGGTGGTTGGCGTTATGCAGCACGAGGATTTCCAGCGGAGTCAAATCCGTGTTGCCCGCCGCCGACATGCAGCGCGTCATCCAGCGCGAAAAGGCGTTGTAGGCGATGATCATCCCGTATTCGATTTCGGAGGATTGCCAATGCTCCCCGTCCGCCAGATGGCGGGAAGAGACGATGCGGCGGCTGGGGATCTTTGGCTCGACCATTCTGATAATTCCTCGGTGTTTTATCGATAAATAGCTTACAGAGTACCGGCGGCAGGTACAACTCGCGACGCAGCGGGCAGTTTAACTCAGGCCTTGGCTATGCTACGTCGCCGCTGACCCGTGAAAGGTGCCCAATGACCCAGACATTCACTGCATCCGAGGACAGCGTTGCCTCCGCCCGCCGGGTTCTGACCCTCGAAGGCGACGCGCTGAAACACATGGCCGACGATCTGCCGGTGGATTTTGCCGCCGCTGTTGATTGTATACTTGCCTGCAAGGGCCGCGTGATCGTGTCGGGCATCGGCAAATCCGGCCACATCGGGCGCAAAATCGCGGCGACCTTCGCCTCGACCGGCACACCGTCGTATTTCGTGCACGCGACCGAGGCGAGCCACGGCGATCTGGGCATGATCAGCAAGGGCGACGTCTGCCTGCTGATCTCCAACTCGGGCGAGACGACGGAGCTGCGCGATATCGTCTACCACACGCAGCGGTTTTCGATCCCGATGATTGGCATCTCGTCGAACCCGAATAGCACGCTGATGCAGGCTGCCGATTTCCGGCTCACCCTGCCAAAACTGCCCGAGGCCTGCTCGATCGGGATGGCGCCCACCACCTCGACCACGCTGACGCTGGGCATGGGGGATGCGCTGGCCGTCGCGCTGATGGATCAGCGCCACTTCGCCTCCGAAGAATTTGGCGTCTTTCACCCCGGCGGCAAACTGGGCGCGCAGATGCGCACCGTCGCCGATCTGATGCACGGCGGCGATGACCTGCCCCTGCTGGACGAGGACGCGCGCATGCAGGACGTGCTGCTCGCCATGACCTCCAAAGGGTTCGGCATCGGTGTGGTCGTGAAGGATGGCAAGCTGTCCGGTGTCATTACCGACGGGGATTTGCGGCGCAACATGGACGGGCTGATGGACCAAACCGCCATCGGCATCGCCAACCGCAACCCATTGACGGTCGGGCCAGAGTGTCTTGCCCCCGAAGCACTTGGCATCCTCAACGACCGCAAGCTCAACGTGCTGGTGATCGTCGAGGCGGGCGCGCCCGTCGGCGTGCTGCACATCCACGATCTGCTGCGCGCGGGCGTCGCCTGAGGCGGGCCATTCCCTTCGCCGCGCGGCGTGCCTATCTTACGCTCACCCAACCCAAGGCAGCAGACCCATGCGCACCGTTCTATTCATCCCCGCCCGCTTTGCCTCGACCCGCTATCCGGCGAAACCGCTCGCGATGCTGCGCCAGCCCGACGGCACGCAGAAATCGCTCATTCAGATGAGTTGGGAAGCCGCGTCGGCCATCGGCGGCGTCGATGCCGTCTATGTGGCGACCGACGACGAGCGCATCGCCGACGCTGCCCGCGCCTTTGGCGCGCAGGTGGTGATGACGGAAGAGGCGTGCGAAAACGGTACCGCGCGCTGCGCCGATGCGCTGGCCAAATCTGGCGAGACGGCGGATCTGGTCATCAACTTTCAGGGCGACGCGCCGCTCACGCCGCCGTGGTTCGTCGAGGCGCTGATCGACGCGATGAAGGGCGATGCGACCATCGGCATGGCAACCCCCGTGCTGCGCTGCGACCGCGCCACCTACGACGCGTTCAAGGACGACCGCGCCCACGGTCGTGTCGGCGGCACCACCGCCGTGTTCGACGCAAACATGAACGCGCTCTATTTCTCGAAAGAAGTGCTGCCCTACATCGACCCCGGCAAGCTGCCTGATCCGATCCCCGTGTTCCACCACGTTGGCGTCTATGCCTACCGCCCGGACGCGCTGGCCACCTATGTCGCCACGCCCGTCACCACGCTGGAAACCCTCGAAGGGCTGGAACAGCTGCGCTTTCTCTACAGTGGCGTGCCGGTGCGCTGCGTCGAGGTCGACGCGCGCGGCCGCGTGTTCTGGGAGCTCAACAACCCCACCGACGTCCCCCGCATCGAAGCCGCATTGGAGCGCCTCACATGATCCTCACCAACACGGTCACCGTCGCCGACATCGCCATCGGGGGGGCCAATCCCTTTGCCCTCATCACCGGCCCCTGCCAGTTGGAAAGCCTCGATCACGCGCGCATGATGGCCGAGCGAATCGCCGAAGCCTGCGCGCCCACCGGCACGCGGTTTATCTTCAAGGCGAGCTATGACAAGGCCAACCGGTCGTCGATCAGCACACAGCGCGGGCTGGGCATGGACGAAGGGCTGAGCATTCTCAGCAAGATCCGCGATGAATTCGGCTGTCCGATCCTCACGGATGTGCACGACGCGGGCCAATGCGCCCCGGCGGGCGAGGTCGTGGACGTGATTCAGATCCCCGCCTTCCTGTGCCGCCAGACCGATCTGCTGCTCGCCGCAGGCGAGACCGGCTGCGCGATCAACGTCAAAAAGGGGCAGTTCCTGGCACCATGGGATATGGGCAATGTCGCCGAAAAGATCGCAAGCACGGGCAACACCCGCATCATGCTGTGTGATCGGGGCACCTCGTTCGGCTATAACACGCTGGTGTCGGATTTCCGCGGCCTGCCCACAATGGCGCGCACGGGCTATCCGGTGGTATTCGACGCGACCCATTCGGTGCAGCAGCCCGGCGGGCAAGGCACCACAAGCGGCGGCCAGCGCGAATTCGCGCCGGTGCTTGCCCGCGCGGCGGTGGCGGTGGGTGTGTCGGCCCTTTTCATCGAAACGCACGAGGCGCCTGACCGCGCGCCGTCTGACGGGCCCAACATGATCCCGGTGCATAAGATGGCGCAAGTGATCGGTCAGCTGCGCGCGCTGGATGATCTGACCAAATCGCAGGAGGCGATTGATCTGGCGACCTGATCAGAACGTCTGATCGTATTCGCCCACGCCCGGCTCGGTGCGGATGACCTCGTCGATGGCGGTGAAAATGGCGCGCAGTTCGGCCTCGCTTTGGGTGCTTTCGCAGACCACCACGAGGTTGGGCGTGTTGGACGAGGCGCGCACCAGCCCCCAGCTGCCGTTGTCGAGGATCACGCGGGCGCCGTTCACTGTGATCACCTGTGCCACCTTGCGGCCCGCAAACTCCGTCACGCCCTCCAGCCGGGCCACGATCCGCGCGAGGATGTCGTATTTCTCCTCATCGGCGGCATGGGGCGACAGCGTCGGCATCGACCAGGTCACCGGCAGCGCCCGGCGCAGATCCGACATGCTCATCTCGGGGTTGCGGTCCATCAGCTTGCAGATCTCGACCGCCACGCGCATCCCGCAGTCGTAGCCACGCCCGATCGGCTCCGCCAGAAAGTAGTGGCCGGATTTCTCGAATCCCGCCAGCGCGCCCAGCGCGTGCACCCGCCGTTTCATGTGGCTGTGCCCGGTTTTCCAATAGTCCGCCGTCACGCCATTCGCGATCAGCTCCGGGTCGGACGCGTAGAGCCCCGTCGATTTCACATCCGCCACGAAGGTCGCGTTCGGATAGATCTTGGACAGATCCCGCGCCATGATCACGCCGACCTTATCGGCAAAGATCTCCTCGCCCTCGTCGTCCACCACGCCGCAGCGGTCGCCGTCGCCGTCAAAGCCCAGCGCCAGATCGGCGCCCGACGCCTTCACGGATGCGCTCATGTCGTGCAGCATTTCCATCGCTTCGGGGTTCGGATTGTAATGCGGGAAGGTGTAGTCGAGCGTGTTGTGGCTATCGACCACCTCGACCCCCAACCGGCGGAACAGCTCGGGCGCAAAGGCGCTGGCCGTGCCGTTGCCCGTGGCGCAGACGACCTTGAGCTTGCGGGTCATCCTGAAATCCCCCACCAGATCATCAAGATACGCCTCGCGCACGCCGTCGACGAATTCGTACCCGCCGCCCGGGCGCAGCTCGCCGCGGCCCTCCAGCACGATGTCGCGCAGTTCGGCCATCTCGTCGGGGCCGTGGGTCAGCGGGCGCTCAAATCCCATCTTCACGCCAGTCCAGCCGTTGGGATTATGGCTGGCCGTGACCATGGCGACGGCGGGCGCGTCCAGATGGAACTGCGCGAAATAGGCCATGGGCGAGAGCGCCGGGCCGATGTCTTTCACGTGGATACCCGCCTGCATGAGGCCGAGGATCAGCGCGTTCTTGATGCTCAGTGAATAGTCGCGGTAATCGTTGCCCACGGCTATCACCGGCTCGATGCCGCGGGCGTGCATCTGCGTGCCCAACCCCACGCCCAGCGCCGTCACCCCGGGCAGATTGATCGCCTCGGGGTACTGCCACCGCGCGTCATACTCCCGAAACCCCGTCGGCGCGATCATCGCATCCCGCAAAAATTCCCAGGTATTCGGACGAACGGTCGCAGCGGGTTTGGGCATGGGGAGCAATCTATCCTATTGAAAACGAACTGCGCCGTCGGTGTGGCGCGCCCGTGATATACCACCCGCCCTACGCAATGTCAGCATGTCTTGCACCACCAGTCGAAGGGCACGGGGCCGGGTCACCTCCCGCGCCTATCCGATGGGCGCAATCGGCAAAACCGCGCTGCGTTTGATCTGACGCAGGACCACATTCGTCTCTGCACTGGCCACGGCGGGCAGGCGAAACAGGAATTCTTCGAGGAATTCGGTATAGGCCGCGATGGAGCCGCAAACCACGCGCAGATGATAGTCCGACTTTCCGGTCGTGGCGTAGCAATCCATCACCTCGGGCCTGCGTGCGATGGCGGAAATGAATTCCTCAAGGTGGGTTTCGTTGTGGCGCGTGAGGTTCACATGAACCAGCGCCTCAAACGCCAGGCCGGCCCGGTCGGCGCGCACCTCCGCGCGGTAGCCTGTGATCAGCCCCGCGTCCTCCAGCTGCCGGATGCGACGCCAGCAGGCAGAGGGCGACATCCCCACCCGATCCGCCAAATCGGCGTTCGAGATACGGCTGTCGAGTTGCAGCTGGGCCAAGAGGCGGCAATCGCGCGGTTCAAGCTTCATGAGAACATTTTATCCCACTCAAGCCTGATCTGCGAATTCACATTCCGGTCATGCGACAATTTGAGCAAGGATCTGAACGCCTTTTTCGCCCCAAGCGTGTATTCTGACATCAAAAGGGAGGCCCGCATGACCAAACACCCCGATAATCTGCCCAGCTATACGCTTGAGGATCGCTACCGATTCGAAACCGGTCGGGTGTTTCTGACCGGGACGCAGGCACTTGTGCGGATCATGTTCGATCAGGCACGGCGCGACCGGGCGGCGGGGCTGAAAACGGCCGGGTTCGTCTCGGGCTACCGCGGCTCCCCGCTGGGCGCGCTGGATCAAGAGCTGTGGCGCGCCAAGCACGCGGCAGAAGCCGCCCGCATAACCTTCATGCCCGCCGTCAACGAAGACCTCGGCGCCACCGCCGTTCTGGGCGCGCAGCAGGCGACGCTCGATCCCGCCTGCGAGGTCGAAGGCGTGTTTTCCATGTGGTACGGCAAGGGGCCGGGGGTCGATCGTTCCGGCGACGCGCTCAAGCACGGGAACGCCTATGGCTCCGCGCCCAAGGGCGGCGTGCTGGTGGTGGCGGGCGACGATCACGGCTGTGTCTCCTCGTCCATGCCGCACCAGTCGGACGTGGCGTTCATGTCGTGGTTCATGCCCACGCTGAACCCCGCGAATGTGGCCGAGTACCTTGAATTTGGCGAATACGGCATCGCGCTCAGCCGCTATTCGGGGACGTGGGTGGGGTTCAAGGCGATCTCTGAAACGGTGGAGAGCGGCCAGTCGGTCGATCTGTCCAGCGACCGCACATTCTCCCTGCCCGCTATCGATCTGCCACCGGGTGGTCTGCACGTGCGACCCTCGGATCTGCCCAGCCCCGAGATCGAGACGCGCATCGCCCATAAACTCCGCGCCGTCGAAGCCTTTGTCGAGGCGAACCCGATCGACCGCGCAATCTATGATCGGCCCGATGCGCGCTACGGCATCGTGACCACCGGCAAAGGGCATCTCGACACGCTCGAAGCGTTGCGCCTGCTGGGCCTCGACGCCGCCGCCTGCCGTCGCCTTGGCATCGACATCTACAAGGTCGGCATGGTCTGGCCGCTGGCGCGCCGCGACGCGCTGAACTTTGTGCAGGGCAAGAACGAGGTCCTCGTGATCGAGGAAAAGCGTGGCATCATCGAAAGCCAGTTCAAGGAATATTTCTATGACTGGCCCGGCGCCAAACCCGACAAGATGGTGGGCAAATACCGCGCCGCAGGCGATCCACTGATCCCCTGGACAGGCGAGTTGAGCCCGCTGAAACTTGTCCCCATCCTCGCCGAACGGCTTGACGCGTTCTTCCCCGATGAAGGGCTCGCAGCGCGCGCCCGCGCGCTGACCGACACGCCGCCGAACCTGCTCAACATCACGGGCGCGACCCGCACGCCCTATTTCTGCTCCGGCTGCCCGCACAACACCTCGACGAAACTGCCCGACGGCAGCACGGCGGCCAGTGGCATCGGCTGTCACGTCATGGCCAGCTGGATGGACCGCGCGACTGTCGGTTACGCCCAGATGGGCGGTGAGGGTGTGCCCCATGTGGTCGCCTCCAAGTTCAACGGCGGCAAGCATATCTTCCAGAACCTTGGCGAGGGCACGTGGTATCATTCCGGCGCGCTGGCGATCCGTCAGGCCGTGGCGCAAGAGACCAACATCACCTATAAAATCCTCTACAACGACGCCGTCGCGATGACCGGCGGTCAGCCCGTCGATGGCCCGGTCAGCGTGCAGGGCATCGCGCACAGCTGCCGCGCCGAAGGGGTCGCGCGTATCGCGCTTGTCTCTGACGATATCGGGAAATTCAGCCGCGGCGATTTCCCGCCCGGCACCAGTTTTCACGACCGCGCCGATCTGGATCCGCTGCAACGCGAGATGCGCGATGTCAAAGGCGTCAGCGTCCTGATTTACGAGCAAACCTGCGCCACCGAAAAGCGCCGCCGCCGCAAGCGCGGCACGCTGGAGGATCCCAGGAAATTCGCCTTCATCAACCCGGACGTCTGCGAGGGCTGCGGTGATTGCTCGGTCGCGTCCAACTGCCTCAGCGTGGAACCGCTTGAGACCGAATTCGGCCGCAAGCGCCGCATCAACCTGTCGAGCTGTAACAAGGATTTCTCCTGCCTCGACGGTTTCTGCCCCAGCTTTGTCACCATCGAAGGGGAGCGTAAACGCAAGCGCGCGGGCGCCACCCTTGACCCCGCCACCCTGACCCGTGATCTGCCGCCGCCCCCGGCGATCTCGCTTGAGACACCGTTCAATCTGCTGGTCGCGGGCGTGGGTGGCACGGGCGTCGTGACCATCGGCGCACTCATCACCATGGCAGCACACCTTGAGGGGAAGGGCGCCTCGGTCCTTGATTTCACGGGCTTTGCGCAGAAATTCGGGACCGTTCTCAGCTATATCCGGGTGGGCGAGCGCCCCGAGGCGATTCATCAGGTGCGCATCGACGACCGCGCCGCCGATGCGGTGATCGCCAGCGACATCGTCGCCTCCTCCGCGCCGCGCGCCTCCGTGCACTACCGCGAGGGCACGCGCTGCGTGCTCAACACCGCAGAGATGCCGACGGGCGATCTGGTGCTGCACCGCGATGCCTCGCTGCGCACCGGCGCGCGTGAGGCCGCGATCCGCGCCGCCGTGGGGGCAGGCAATGTCACCGCCTTCGACGCAAACGCGCTGGCCGAACGCCTACTGGGCGATGCGGTCTTTGCCAACGTCATGCTGCTGGGCCACGCATGGCAAAGCGGGCTTGTCCCTGTGAGCGAAGGGGCGCTGAAGCAGGCGATAACGCTCAACGGTGTGGCGGTCGAAAAGAACGCACTGGCGTTCGATTGCGGCCGCGCACTGGCCGCCAATCCCCGCGTTTTCGACACAAGCGCGCCGGATGACGCCCGCCTCACCCTCGACCGGATGATCGACCGCCGAGCGGAGGAGCTCTCCGCCTCGCGCGATGCCGCCTACGCCGCGCGCTACCGCGACACGCTGGGCGCCTTCCGCGCAGCGCTGCCCGCAGATCAGGCCGAGGATCTTACCCGCATCGCCGCGCAGACCCTGTTTCGGCTAATGCTCATCAAGGATGAGTACGAGGTCGCCCGCCTGCACAGCTCTGAGCGTTTTGCGCAGAGGCTCGCAGCGGAGTTCGAGCCGGGGTTCAAGATCGACTACCATATGGCCCCACCCTTCCTGCCCGGAAGGCGCGACGCGCGGGGGCGCCCGCGCAAGCGCCGTTTCGGTCCGTGGCTGGGCGGCGTGCTCCGCGGGCTCGCACGCATGGCACCCTTGCGCGACGGGCCTCTCGATCCGTTCCGCTTTTCCGCGGAGCGGCGCGAGGAACGCGCGTTGATCGGCTGGTTCGAAGGGATCCTGACCGACATCGCGCCGCAGGTCGGTCCCGAAAACCACGATATCGCTACCAAAATTCTCGAAACACCACAGGAGTTTCGCGGCTACGGCCCGGTCAAGGCCGCGTCTGTCGCAAAGCATAAGCCCCGGATCGAAGAGTTGCTGCGGAAGCTGGCGCAAACTTGACACAAAATTTCTATGCAGAAAAAAATCGTTTACCCGCGTAAAAAAGTTCGCACGCCCGCAAACTTCGTGCCAGACTGCGCGAAACTGCGGGAGGCAAACAGTGAAGAAGCTGCGCAACATGGAAGAGTTCGCCGCGCTCAGCGGGATTTCGCGTCCGACGGTATCCAAGTATTTCAATGACCCCGAAAGTGTGCGCGCCAGCACCCGGGCACGCATCGAAAAGGCGCTGACCCGTTACGATTACCGGCCCAACATCTTTGCTGTGAACCAGAACCGCAAACTGACCAAGAATGTCGGCATCGTGGTGCCCTACCTTGCCGACCCATTCTTTGCCGAAATCGCCCGCAATCTTGAACAGCGCTGCATCACGGCTGGATTCCGCCCGACGCTCTACTCCGCGCATGGACAACCGGATGTCGAGGTTGAGATCCTCGATGATCTGCGTGCGCTCAAGCCCGCGGGAGTGCTG
Protein-coding regions in this window:
- a CDS encoding 3-deoxy-manno-octulosonate cytidylyltransferase, translated to MRTVLFIPARFASTRYPAKPLAMLRQPDGTQKSLIQMSWEAASAIGGVDAVYVATDDERIADAARAFGAQVVMTEEACENGTARCADALAKSGETADLVINFQGDAPLTPPWFVEALIDAMKGDATIGMATPVLRCDRATYDAFKDDRAHGRVGGTTAVFDANMNALYFSKEVLPYIDPGKLPDPIPVFHHVGVYAYRPDALATYVATPVTTLETLEGLEQLRFLYSGVPVRCVEVDARGRVFWELNNPTDVPRIEAALERLT
- the kdsA gene encoding 3-deoxy-8-phosphooctulonate synthase is translated as MILTNTVTVADIAIGGANPFALITGPCQLESLDHARMMAERIAEACAPTGTRFIFKASYDKANRSSISTQRGLGMDEGLSILSKIRDEFGCPILTDVHDAGQCAPAGEVVDVIQIPAFLCRQTDLLLAAGETGCAINVKKGQFLAPWDMGNVAEKIASTGNTRIMLCDRGTSFGYNTLVSDFRGLPTMARTGYPVVFDATHSVQQPGGQGTTSGGQREFAPVLARAAVAVGVSALFIETHEAPDRAPSDGPNMIPVHKMAQVIGQLRALDDLTKSQEAIDLAT
- a CDS encoding phosphomannomutase/phosphoglucomutase translates to MPKPAATVRPNTWEFLRDAMIAPTGFREYDARWQYPEAINLPGVTALGVGLGTQMHARGIEPVIAVGNDYRDYSLSIKNALILGLMQAGIHVKDIGPALSPMAYFAQFHLDAPAVAMVTASHNPNGWTGVKMGFERPLTHGPDEMAELRDIVLEGRGELRPGGGYEFVDGVREAYLDDLVGDFRMTRKLKVVCATGNGTASAFAPELFRRLGVEVVDSHNTLDYTFPHYNPNPEAMEMLHDMSASVKASGADLALGFDGDGDRCGVVDDEGEEIFADKVGVIMARDLSKIYPNATFVADVKSTGLYASDPELIANGVTADYWKTGHSHMKRRVHALGALAGFEKSGHYFLAEPIGRGYDCGMRVAVEICKLMDRNPEMSMSDLRRALPVTWSMPTLSPHAADEEKYDILARIVARLEGVTEFAGRKVAQVITVNGARVILDNGSWGLVRASSNTPNLVVVCESTQSEAELRAIFTAIDEVIRTEPGVGEYDQTF
- a CDS encoding Lrp/AsnC family transcriptional regulator produces the protein MKLEPRDCRLLAQLQLDSRISNADLADRVGMSPSACWRRIRQLEDAGLITGYRAEVRADRAGLAFEALVHVNLTRHNETHLEEFISAIARRPEVMDCYATTGKSDYHLRVVCGSIAAYTEFLEEFLFRLPAVASAETNVVLRQIKRSAVLPIAPIG